A genomic region of Salinibacter pepae contains the following coding sequences:
- a CDS encoding response regulator, producing the protein MTSSETPRILAVEDNSETQLLLEHLLKGSYETEVVAGVEAALAAVEETPFEVLLLDINLSEDQTGTDLLHLIRERDGMGQVPAIALTAYAMPGDREDFLEKGFDEYVSKPFTRDDLTEAIESTLNPA; encoded by the coding sequence ATGACTTCATCGGAGACCCCCCGCATTCTGGCCGTAGAGGACAACTCAGAGACCCAACTCCTGTTGGAGCACTTGCTTAAGGGATCCTACGAAACCGAAGTAGTAGCCGGCGTCGAGGCGGCGCTCGCTGCCGTAGAAGAAACACCCTTTGAGGTTCTGCTCCTCGACATCAACCTCAGTGAGGACCAGACCGGGACGGATCTGCTTCACCTCATCCGGGAGCGTGACGGCATGGGCCAAGTTCCCGCAATCGCGCTTACGGCCTACGCCATGCCGGGCGACCGCGAGGACTTTCTCGAAAAAGGCTTCGACGAGTACGTCAGCAAGCCCTTCACCCGAGACGACCTTACGGAAGCGATCGAAAGCACCCTGAATCCGGCATAG